The nucleotide sequence CCCGATTTTACCTTTGCAGGTTCATCAACAACCGGTTTAGCCGTTTCAGTCGGAACTTCTTCAGTAACAGTAGTTTCAGTCGGATTTACAGCAATCGTTTCAGTTGGTTGATTTTCAATAGTTTCTAAAGGTGTTTCCATTTCTTCTGTAGCAATTTCTGCTACTTTTGGCTGAATAGGTGCGATCATAAACAACGCTAAAATGGCTGCAAAAGTTATGGTGGATAACACCCAACAATTACTACCTTCTTTTACCGATTTTGGTGTAATGTATAAGTAAATGATTAACAAGATGATAGCAATCACGTTTTTAATGATTGCTTGAATGGGAGTCATGGGTAATAAACTTCCAAAACAACCACAATTTCCAGAATTTCCGCCTGTTTGTATGGTATCAATTCCCAAATGAACCGTAAAAACCACTAACATTAACATCGTTGCAGGAATCACAATTCTTCGCAAAAAGTTATTCTGCAACAATAAAATGCCTAATGCCAGTTCAATTCCAATTAAAATGCGCGAAAAATATACCGCCACATCTTCTGAAAAACCCATTGGATATAACTGTTTTACTTCAAACGTTGAAATCGCAAAATACGGACTCGGGTATAATTTGGCAACGGCAGAAATTAAGAATAAAAACGAAATAATGATTCTAATTGTCCACGGTAGATATTTTTTTAAGTTTTCCATTGTTCAATATAAGTTTAGATATATGTTATTGGGCAAAATTCATTAAAATCAATGCAAAAACCGCATAATTGATCATGTCTTGGTAATTGGCATCTAACCCTTCAGACACGAGGGTTTTTCCTTTGTTGTCTTCGATTTGTTTCACTCGCAGCAGCTTTTGCAAAATGATATCGGTGTGCGATGAAATCCGCAAATCGCGCCAAGCTTCGCCGTAATCGTGGTTTTTGTTCATCATCAATTCTTTGGTAATGGCAATGTGCTTGTCGTACAAATCAATGGCTTCTTGGGTGGATAAATCGGCTTCTTTAGAAACGCCTTTTTCCAATTGAATCAACGCCATGATGCTGTAATTAATGATTCCGATGAATTCCGAAGTTTCGTCTTCATCAATTTTTCGTACATCATTTTCTTGTAACGACCGAATTCGGCATGCTTTGATATAAATTTGATCGGTTAACGAGGGCAATCGCAAAATGCGCCACGCACAGCCGTAATCTTGTAATTTGTTAATGTATAATTGTCTGCAAATGGCAATTATTTTATCATATTGTTCCGCTGTTGAAAGCATATTCAAGTATCTTTGTATAAATTTTACCAAAAATAACAATCTGTTCGCACAATAAAAACAAAAGCAGGTATTTATTCCAATAAATAATGAAATCAATCAATTGCAAAGGACAATTAGTCACGTTTGAAACGCCAAAAGTCATGGGGATTTTAAACATCACGCCCAATTCTTTTTTCGATGGCGGATGGCATCATTCCTTAGAAAAAATCGAACAACAAATCGAAAAAATGTTGCAAGAAGGCGCTGCTATTATTGATATTGGCGCGTATTCTACCCAACCAAATGCGCCTTTTGTTTCAGAAGAAGAAGAGTTGGAACGCATGGTGCCGGTGGTGAAGCATTTGGTGAAAAAATTTCCGAATGCTGTTTTTTCGATTGATACGTTCCGAGCCGAAGTTGCCAAGCAAACCTTGGATTTGGGTGCAGCAATGATAAACGATGTTTCGGCAGGCAATTTAGACGATCAAATGATGCAAGTGGTGGGCAGTTTTAAAGCGCCTTACATTATGATGCACATGAAAGGAACGCCGCAAAATATGCAACAGTTTACCGATTATGACGATGTGATGCACGAAATGATTTATTATTTTTCCGATAAAATGGCACAGGCACAACAGCACGGAATTGTAGATGTGATTGTGGATCCTGGTTTTGGTTTTTCGAAAACGTTGGATCAGAATTACGAAGTTTTGAATAAGTTGGATTTGTTGCAAAATTTGAATGTTCCGGTATTATCGGCACTTTCAAGAAAGTCGATGATTTACAAGTTTTTTGAAACCACACCGCAAGATGCATTAAACGGAACAACCGTTTTAAATACGATTTCGTTGATAAAAGGTGCTAATTTGTTGCGCGTGCATGATGTGAGAGAAGCTGTGGAATGTGTAAAACTTTATACGAAAACATATTGTTAAATTTGCCACAGATGCACAGATAAATACGATTGTTTCTTAAAAAACTATTAAGATTTTCTAATTTCGATTATTAAAATTATCTGTGTGCAGTTTATAATTTAAAAAGATAAAAATTTAAATCTGTGCATCTGTGGTAAAAAAATCTATTAATGATTATGAAAACTCAACTATTTACCTTGATTTTTGGTGCGATTTTATTCACATCGTGCCAACAAAAAGAAATGAAAATCAGTCGATCTGATTTTTCTGTTGTAACCGAAATGACCGATTTTAGTCCGGCTTATATTCTAAAAAACGAAGCAGGAAAAGTTGAAATCCAAAAAAACAGCTTAATAGGAAACACACATTGGGTGCTTTCAATTGATAGAGATTTAACAATGAATGAAGTAGCTCCGTTTTTACAAGAATTAACCGAAAAGAAACACAAAAAAGGCGGCATGCACGAAGATACCAAAGCTATTTATTTGGTGTATAGCGATACACTTCACAAACAAAATGCGTATGTAAAAATGCCTTTTGAAAGTTTTGCATTAGAAGAACAACCCGTTTATGAATTAGCAGAAGGAGTTCAAAGTTTGTTGTTAAAATCGGTAGCTGATGCAAAAAATCCTTTGGATAAAATACAAACTTATTTGGTAAGAATTGATAAAAATATAGGTGTTGAAACTTTTGTAAATATTCTAATCGAATTAGAAAAACAAAAGATTTCAGAAAGCTTGAATAGTGAGGTTTATGTGAATTAGGTTTTATTTAGAATTGTCACATCGAGCTAAGTCAAGATGACTAAAACATATCATACAAAAGTATTTTAAAAGATTTGGCTAAAGCCTTTTGTATCAATATTAAATTCAAACATCAAATTCAAACATCAAATTCAAACATCAAATTCAAACTTCAAACCTCAACTTCAAACCTCAACTTCAAACTTCAAACTCAATATCAAACTCAATATCAAATTCAATATCAAATTCAATATCAAATTCAAACTTCAAATTCAAAGATCAAATTCAAACATCAAATTCAAACTTCAAACCTCAACTTCAAACCTCAACTTCAAACTTCAAACTCAATATCAAATTCAATATCAAATTCAATATCAAATTCAATATCAAATTCAAACTTCAAATTCAAAGATCAAATTCAAAGATCAAATTCAAAGATCAAATTCAAAGATCAAATTCAAACCTTAAACTTTCAACTTTAAACCTTCAACTTTAAACCTCAAACCCTCAACAACAATATACAGAAATACAATTTACATTATACTATTTCAATGTTTTATTGATGATGATACGGTTCATTCTTTAAAATAGTGAAACCACGGTAAATTTGTTCAATAACAAACAAACGAACCATTTGGTGTGAAAACGTCATGGCAGAAAGCGATATTTTTCCGTTTGCTTTTTTATACACTTCGTCTGAAAAACCATAAGGTCCGCCAATTACAAACACCAAGGTTTTAATGCCGGCATTCATTTTCTTTTGCAGTTCATCCGCAAAACCAACGCTGGAAAAACTTTTTCCGTTTTCATCTAATAAAATCAAATGATCGGTTGCGGTAAGTTTGCTTAAAATCAATTCGCCTTCTTTTTGTTTTTGTTGCGCTTCCGAAAGGTTTTTAACGTTTTTAATATCGGCAATAATTTCTAAATCAAACTTAATGTAAAAGCCCAAACGCTTGGTATATTCGTCAATTAACGCTTGCAGATTCTTATTGTCGGTTTTACCAATTGCCAAAAGTTTGATGTTCATAGAAATTTGTTTTTGCAAAAATAGCTTTAATACACAACAAAAGGAACAATGATATTAAAAATTATACTATTTTACCACGTAAGAAACACAGGTTTTACCTTTTGAAGGCAGGAAATTTTTCATTTTTTGATAACCCCTTAATTCATTATAAAATTCCCACAGATGCACAGATTATTATATATTACTTAAAGCAAATTATAAAGAAGCATCATTTTTATTGAATGCATCGCATTCAAAATCTGTGAAGATTAATTGTGAGTAGCATTATCTGAAAAATTATATCCGTTCATCCGTGGTAATAGAAATCAAGTATTTGAATATAAAAGAGTTAAAACTTATTTGATAATACATATAAGCTATGTTTCGTCAATGACGAACTATAAAATCTTATATACATTATTATAGCTAATCTATGTGGTTTAAAATTAACGATATATACTTTTGTCGTGTACTATTAAAACTAGTTTAGTTTAACCAATTGCCAAACCATTCTCTACCTTTTTTCCTGGAGCAAGCAGGGTAACTTCTTTATCGCTGGCCACAACCCCTAAAACCAGACATTCGCTCATAAAATCGGCAATTTGCTTGGGTGGAAAATTAACCACAGCCACAATTTGTTTCCCCATTAATTCCTCAACAGCATACAAAACGGTAATTTGTGCCGATGTTTTTCTAATGCCAATTTCTGCTCCAAAATCAATCCACAGTTTATACGCCGGATTTTTAGCTTTTTCAAATGGTTGTGCATCAATGATGGTTCCTACACGCATATCGATCTTTTCAAAATCGTTCCAAGAAATTGTGGGTTTGATCATAAGTATGAATTAAAAAAAATTAGTTAACAAAAAATGTATTTAATATGCTTTCTTCTTTTGGATTCAATAATTCCCATATGGAATGCTCAATTTTTTTTAAATCATCTAAGCAAAGCAAAACAGATGTTTCAAAGATTAATTCCGGTAAATTAGTTTCCTTATGATAATTAAAGAAAACAAGTTTACCATATTCAATATTATTTTCTTCTTTAACAATATCAATTCTAGTAGCTAATTTATTAAATGGAATTGTTTTTAGGTTTGTAGTGATAATTCTATAATTGTAATTATAACTAATGGTTTTAGCATTTATAATGATGAATTCCTTACCAAAAGAATTCCAAATTAAATAGCGAACGGGAAAAATAATAATTAGCCCAATTATAATTATTGCAGGTAAAATAAAATCAGATGAATTTTCTGGATTCTTATAGGAATCACGAGCAAAGAAAAAGAGTGGTATTAGTGCGATTAAAATAGTAATCAATAGAAGTGTTTTTCCAAAGAAGGAAGCTCTTACATTTAATTCTAAATACAAATTAATAGTATCTGTCTTTTTTTTATAATAGTTATTCATTTTCCTTTGAGTGAGAGTTAGTAAAAATACCAAAAATTTGTACTTTAGCAATTAAAGATAGAAAAAAATGATTTCAGAAGAACAATTTACGAACGAATTAAAATTAATCATAGAAAATGCCATTCGCGAAGATGTGGGCGATGGTGATCACAGCTCACTAGCTTGTATTCCGGTCAATGCCATTGGAAAAGCAAAACTCTTGGTAAAAGATGAAGGTATTTTGGCAGGAGTTGATTTTGCTAAAATGGTGTTCCATTATGTGGATCCGGAAATGCAGGTTGAAGTGTTGATTCCTGATGGAACTCCTGTAAAATACGGCGATATTGCTTTTTATGTAACCGGAAAATCACAATCAATTTTAAAAGCAGAGCGCGTGGTATTGAATTCCATGCAGCGAATGAGTGCCATTGCCACTAAAACCAAATTTTTTGTTGATTTGGTAGAAGGCACCAAAGCAAAAGTGCTGGATACCCGCAAAACCACACCAGGAATTCGTGCCATAGAAAAATGGGCGGTGAAGATTGGCGGTGGCAAAAACCATCGTTTTGCGCTGTATGACATGATTATGCTGAAAGACAATCATATCGATTTTGCAGGCGGCATTTCCCAAGCAATCACACAAACAAAACAATACTTAAAAGACCACAACAAAGATTTAAAGATTATTGTGGAAGCCCGAAATTTAACCGAAATCGAAGAAATTCTGCAAAACGAAGGCGTTTATCAAATTTTAATTGATAATTTTAATTATGAAGATACCAAAACTGCCGTTGCAATGATTAATGGCAAATGTTTGGCTGAATCTTCTGGAAATATCAACGAAAAAACCATTCGCAATTATGCAGCATGTGGTGTAGATTTTATATCGAGTGGTGCATTGACACATTCGGTTTACAATATGGATTTAAGTTTAAAAGCGGTTCTTTAAATTGGGCAAAAAAACAGTGAAAATAACAAAAATACCAATAGTAGGCAAACTCATTAAGTTTTCCATGCGGGCAAAAGTTCCTGGATTGGAAGGTTTAACGCTGTATCAGTTATTGCGTATTTATTTTGCAGGAATTGTTGAAGGTGCCCTCAATTACAAAGCAGGATCTATTGCCTTCACGTTTTTTATGGCTTTGTTTCCGTTTGCATTATTTTTACTGAATTTAATACCTTATATTCCAATAGATAATTTTCAAGAAAGCTTTTTGCTTTTTGTAGAAGAAAATGTACCGCCCACTACTTATGATGCCATTGAATTGATACTGATTGATATTATGAGCAATTCGTATAGAAGTTTATTGTCAACCGGGGTGATTATGTCGGTGATTTTTATGGCAAATGGCGTAAATGCCATCATCAATGGGTTTCAGTCATCGGCACATTTATCGGTATCAAGAAATTTTTTCCGGCAATATTTAATAGCCATCGTATTATCGGTTTTGTTAAGTTTAATGTTGGTACTTTCCGTAGCGGTTTATTTAACAGTCGAAGTATTAATGCACGTTTCCGATTTTCCTTGGGCGGCAGATATTGCCCGAAATCTCTTTGTGGTATTAATGATTTTACTCACTGTTTCCATTCTCTATAAATTCGGAACAAAA is from Paenimyroides aestuarii and encodes:
- a CDS encoding DoxX family protein; the protein is MENLKKYLPWTIRIIISFLFLISAVAKLYPSPYFAISTFEVKQLYPMGFSEDVAVYFSRILIGIELALGILLLQNNFLRRIVIPATMLMLVVFTVHLGIDTIQTGGNSGNCGCFGSLLPMTPIQAIIKNVIAIILLIIYLYITPKSVKEGSNCWVLSTITFAAILALFMIAPIQPKVAEIATEEMETPLETIENQPTETIAVNPTETTVTEEVPTETAKPVVDEPAKVKSGYTQYFSNIDQGKKILALFVPGCEHCRDVAKELTEMKRKDKNFPKIQIVFMNEEPEKISDFFEFAGATYPYKIIEVIPFWKLLGNNKDTPGIIYFWNGNKIKEWDGINEKKFVGSELKSLLKKNYSEIKK
- a CDS encoding DUF1599 domain-containing protein; protein product: MLSTAEQYDKIIAICRQLYINKLQDYGCAWRILRLPSLTDQIYIKACRIRSLQENDVRKIDEDETSEFIGIINYSIMALIQLEKGVSKEADLSTQEAIDLYDKHIAITKELMMNKNHDYGEAWRDLRISSHTDIILQKLLRVKQIEDNKGKTLVSEGLDANYQDMINYAVFALILMNFAQ
- the folP gene encoding dihydropteroate synthase, whose protein sequence is MKSINCKGQLVTFETPKVMGILNITPNSFFDGGWHHSLEKIEQQIEKMLQEGAAIIDIGAYSTQPNAPFVSEEEELERMVPVVKHLVKKFPNAVFSIDTFRAEVAKQTLDLGAAMINDVSAGNLDDQMMQVVGSFKAPYIMMHMKGTPQNMQQFTDYDDVMHEMIYYFSDKMAQAQQHGIVDVIVDPGFGFSKTLDQNYEVLNKLDLLQNLNVPVLSALSRKSMIYKFFETTPQDALNGTTVLNTISLIKGANLLRVHDVREAVECVKLYTKTYC
- the rlmH gene encoding 23S rRNA (pseudouridine(1915)-N(3))-methyltransferase RlmH; the protein is MNIKLLAIGKTDNKNLQALIDEYTKRLGFYIKFDLEIIADIKNVKNLSEAQQKQKEGELILSKLTATDHLILLDENGKSFSSVGFADELQKKMNAGIKTLVFVIGGPYGFSDEVYKKANGKISLSAMTFSHQMVRLFVIEQIYRGFTILKNEPYHHQ
- a CDS encoding tRNA-binding protein, with translation MIKPTISWNDFEKIDMRVGTIIDAQPFEKAKNPAYKLWIDFGAEIGIRKTSAQITVLYAVEELMGKQIVAVVNFPPKQIADFMSECLVLGVVASDKEVTLLAPGKKVENGLAIG
- the nadC gene encoding carboxylating nicotinate-nucleotide diphosphorylase, translated to MISEEQFTNELKLIIENAIREDVGDGDHSSLACIPVNAIGKAKLLVKDEGILAGVDFAKMVFHYVDPEMQVEVLIPDGTPVKYGDIAFYVTGKSQSILKAERVVLNSMQRMSAIATKTKFFVDLVEGTKAKVLDTRKTTPGIRAIEKWAVKIGGGKNHRFALYDMIMLKDNHIDFAGGISQAITQTKQYLKDHNKDLKIIVEARNLTEIEEILQNEGVYQILIDNFNYEDTKTAVAMINGKCLAESSGNINEKTIRNYAACGVDFISSGALTHSVYNMDLSLKAVL
- a CDS encoding YihY/virulence factor BrkB family protein, translated to MRAKVPGLEGLTLYQLLRIYFAGIVEGALNYKAGSIAFTFFMALFPFALFLLNLIPYIPIDNFQESFLLFVEENVPPTTYDAIELILIDIMSNSYRSLLSTGVIMSVIFMANGVNAIINGFQSSAHLSVSRNFFRQYLIAIVLSVLLSLMLVLSVAVYLTVEVLMHVSDFPWAADIARNLFVVLMILLTVSILYKFGTKETKHLAFISYGSVFTTILMSLTSVAFGFYVSKFAKYNELYGSIGTLLVIMIYIWINCMILLLGFELNAAIYTAKRRNLYISNNKNKN